One window from the genome of Gopherus evgoodei ecotype Sinaloan lineage chromosome 2, rGopEvg1_v1.p, whole genome shotgun sequence encodes:
- the TP53INP1 gene encoding tumor protein p53-inducible nuclear protein 1 isoform X1, with amino-acid sequence MFQRLNNMFVGEINNLSSQEPEFSEKEDDEWILVDFIDTCTNFSTEEADISETSAVDHSPVFSCLPTSLECLADASESCFIQFDSCPMEESWFITPPPCFTAGGLTTIKVETSPMENLLIEHPSMSVYAVHNTCHSLNETSCGDEEFHNPSSPRMEARNEMGQHIHCYVATLAAHSSFLEQTKSFRPTQLVKEHNERHHLNRNSLRRQNLTRDCHSRQIKHNGLFVHQPCQRQYNY; translated from the exons ATGTTCCAGAGGCTGAATAATATGTTTGTGGGAGAGATCAATAACTTGTCCAGCCAAGAGCCAGAGTTCAGTGAAAAAGAAGATGATGAATGGATTCTGGTTGACTTTATAG ACACTTGCACTAACTTTTCAACAGAAGAAGCAGACATCAGTGAAACATCAGCTGTTGACCACTCCCCAGTCTTTTCTTGTTTACCGACTTCCTTAGAGTGTTTGGCTGATGCCAGCGAGTCTTGCTTCATCCAGTTTGACTCATGTCCCATGGAGGAGAGCTGGTTTATTACCCCTCCCCCATGTTTTACTGCAGGTGGATTAACCACTATCAAGGTGGAAACCAGTCCTATGGAGAACCTTCTAATTGAACATCCCAGCATGTCTGTATATGCTGTCCATAATACCTGTCACAGTCTAAATGAGACTAGCTGTGGAGATGAGGAGTTTCATAATCCAAGTAGTCCAAg AATGGAAGCACGAAATGAAATGGGGCAGCATATTCATTGCTATGTTGCCACCCTCGCTGCTCACTCAAGTTTTCTGGAACAAACCAAGAGTTTTCGTCCGACCCAGTTGGTAAAAGAACATAATGAAAGACACCATCTCAACAGAAACAGTCTCCGTCGCCAAAATCTTACCAGGGATTGTCACTCTCGGCAAATCAAGCACAATGGATTGTTTGTTCACCAGCCTTGCCAGCGTCAGTATAATTACTGA
- the TP53INP1 gene encoding tumor protein p53-inducible nuclear protein 1 isoform X2, which produces MFQRLNNMFVGEINNLSSQEPEFSEKEDDEWILVDFIDTCTNFSTEEADISETSAVDHSPVFSCLPTSLECLADASESCFIQFDSCPMEESWFITPPPCFTAGGLTTIKVETSPMENLLIEHPSMSVYAVHNTCHSLNETSCGDEEFHNPSSPRARKSCLRHTGTNGSTK; this is translated from the exons ATGTTCCAGAGGCTGAATAATATGTTTGTGGGAGAGATCAATAACTTGTCCAGCCAAGAGCCAGAGTTCAGTGAAAAAGAAGATGATGAATGGATTCTGGTTGACTTTATAG ACACTTGCACTAACTTTTCAACAGAAGAAGCAGACATCAGTGAAACATCAGCTGTTGACCACTCCCCAGTCTTTTCTTGTTTACCGACTTCCTTAGAGTGTTTGGCTGATGCCAGCGAGTCTTGCTTCATCCAGTTTGACTCATGTCCCATGGAGGAGAGCTGGTTTATTACCCCTCCCCCATGTTTTACTGCAGGTGGATTAACCACTATCAAGGTGGAAACCAGTCCTATGGAGAACCTTCTAATTGAACATCCCAGCATGTCTGTATATGCTGTCCATAATACCTGTCACAGTCTAAATGAGACTAGCTGTGGAGATGAGGAGTTTCATAATCCAAGTAGTCCAAg GGCCAGGAAAAGCTGCTTAAGGCACACTGGCACA AATGGAAGCACGAAATGA